The sequence gagagacacagagagagagagagagagacaacagagagagagagagagacacacagagagagagagagagacacacagagagagagagagagacacacagagagagagagagagacacacacagagagagagagagagagacacacagagagagagagagagagacacacagagagagagagagagagacagagagagagagagagacacacacagagagagagagagagacacacgagagagagagagagaagagagagagagagaagagagagagagacagagagagagagcagagagaggagacaggagagaagaagagagagagagagagagagagagagagacagagagagaagagagagagacggagacaagagagagagagagagagagagagagagagagagagagagagagagagagagagaaaaaaaaattgaacgaaaatataaatcaataaaaaaataaaaacaaatgaataataatccTCACCTGTACTTTAATAAAGCCATGATCGCTGTCTGTGATTCGGAGTTTGAGGATACCTTGGACTTCCATTGTCTGTAGGCCTCCATCCCTTCCAGCTCGCACCACCAGGTCCTCTGCCATGACAATGTGAACTCTGTGGGGTGGAAATACAACTTAGTATAATGGTTTGAGTAAAGGAtgcatcttccccccccccctctctctctctctctctctctctctctctctctctctctctctctctctctctctctctctctctctctctctctctctctctctctgtgtgtgtgtgtgtgtgtgtgtggtgtgtgtgtgtgtgtgtgtgtgtgtgtgtgtgtgtgtgtgtgtgtgtgtgtgtgtgtgtgtgttttatgaaaacAGCTAATTGTCAATTGAGCAATTACTGGGTTTTCAGCAATGATGTGACAAAGCCTATGTATTCCcatatatttatcttcatttattataatcaactaaaaacaattttttttccaagtataaaaaaacacattgcaCAGACCCTGGCTAATCTGGCTAAagcaaaatctctctctcatcacaacTCCCTCAATGCAGTTTTCAGGAAGatggaaacagagacaaagagcaaaATAAGAGAAACTGATAAAAggagaacagaaaaataaataaataaaataaaaaactaacggCTCAACATCCACTTGAGGTGTAGACACCGGCTGCATCTTGGACACAGGCTCTGTTGCGGAAACTACTCGCTCTCCCTCAGACTTCAGCTGGTCCACGAAGGAATCCACATCCTTGGCCTTGCTTCCAAGCTTCATGGCGCGGTTTGGACCTGAAGCCTTCATGGGAGCAGGCCTGCTCTCCTGGAAAATGAAGGAATGGATTTTATTTCCTCTTACTCATTGTTGACCATTAGCATTGGCACTTCTGTTAAGCTATTTACTCTCAAACATCTCTTCCTTAGTAAATCTGTTTCTGAATTTTGTATACTTGTCTAAAAGAAAGAGCTCATCAAGAATACTCCCATCCTAACTGCCTCTCCATATCCATACCTGCGTGGTGGCTGTTATCGGCTCCGATGGGGTGAAACCTCCAGATCCTCCTCCAAAACCTCCGGACATACCGAATCCTCCGCTGTTTCCCCCAGAGAAGCCAGGGGACTTGATGCCTCTCTTGTTTTCCTCATACCGTTTGCGCTGTAGCTCCTTAGCCTTCTCCTGCAAGTTTTACGGAATATTTAAAAATCTTGAATTGTACAAACTTTCTCGGCTTCATCAAATAGCTAATTTAATGTTTAAGtctccacaaaaaaagaaagaaaagaggggtgggggggggaatcaCCAATATCCTCCAGTCCATCAGAAACTGCTAAACTCACCTTCTCACCTCCTACCCCCACTTCTAGGACCTACTGTTTCTTCATATAGTCACCTTGACATCTTGTTTTTCTTACTGCCTTTTATGTTCAAATATATGTTTTACTGTTTCATGTTTTAtaaattatgatacatatatagtctctctctctctctctctctctctctctctctctctctctctctctctctctctctctctctctctctctatatatatatatatatatatatatatatatatatatatatatatatatatatatatatatatatattttttttttttttttttttttttttttttaataatgtctcTAGTTTGCCTTTTTTTCAGTTCTGATAAGCATTCttgaatgtaataaaaaaaaaattaagtccaAATTCAACCCTTGTTGAAAGCCCCATATTTTGGATTTAATTATAACTGGATGGAACAGAGGCTGAACAACTAATcaatgtaataaattatatatgcttACCTTCATCTTGGTTCGAGCCTCCCTTTCTTGGGTCTCCCTGACAGCTCTATAGACTTTCTCTTCATGCGAGTCCATTTCAACGAAAGTACGGATTTGGGCGAGGTTCACAGACTCCCTGTAACCAAGGGCCACAATCTCATCGAAGGCAAAAATGAGATGGAACGCATTCTCCAAGATCTCGCTTTCTTCCATGTTACGGCAGTACTCTGGGATCTGTTGGGATGGAAAAGAAGATAATCTATGACTATATGAATTCTTGGTGTAAAATACACACTTAAAATGATGAGGATTATAGATCTTTACAATTATGCaacacctaaaaaaaatatttaatttagacACTCATTAACCTCTTTGATCTGGGTGACATGACCATCAACATTATGAAAAAATCTGGCTTGAAGGGCAGGTGATGTGAACATACGGTCACAAGAAAATCTGGCTGCAGGCTGGGTGACGCGAACCCTTCATTGTGAGCATTTCGGCTGAAGGCCAAGGTGATGGGAAAGACTCATCACTCGTACAAAAACCTCTTAGGACGTTGATTGGACTCATTTGACcatttgcattattcccatcaaTGTACAAGTGAGGAATGTAATGTCTGTGAGCCATGACCAGAAGAGTGCCAGCTCCATGGAGGACACCATTTCCGTGCTCAGCATTATATTCCCAGTGCCGTGACTGGTGACCCagattgtattacagaaaattctgttatgaaaaaataaaaacaattaaagaaaTCAGGTGttacatatttctattttttctgcacTGAGTTGTAGACTACCTAAAGAGAGGATATGAAGTCTATGcaaagaaaacagtctattaccatctggataatgctAATCATATGGCAAATATGGACACTGGAAAACTTCAAAAAAGCTAATAATGCTTATgcggaaaaagaggaaataacttTGCAATTaggaggcatagagtcttgtcGCTGTACACGTGTTCATGTATGCCCAGCTCACAAGCCGTGATTGCTGTAACGCAACCAGATCTAAGGGGTTAACTACAAAGGCCCAGAGATACTGACTCCGATGGTACATCAGAATAAAGAATTACCTTATGATCATAATCTGTTTTCTAACTgaatataagaaaggaaaagggatggagagaagagaaagctgaggggaaaggggaagggggaatgaaacAATCTAGCAGAAGTGACAAGAACGATGAGCAACattgaataatacaaaaattgagttgaaaatgaaaaagagatggaagagaaaaagaaaggagataagggaagatcattatcattatataaacgtTCATCTTTCTTTCCATCAATCAAAGGGTGAAGTCCTCTTGTGCACTAtgtaagagacaaagagaagttGATCTTAATCTACTCAAAATAGTCATTAAATAAAACCATTAtttgcagaagagagagagaaaaaaaaaggtactcaCCACCCGAGAGAACAGCCTGAGTGTTTCTAGATCTTCCAAGATGTTTGATGCCCGTGTGGTGATGAGCAGCATGTACAGGCGGTCTAGGGGCTGATACACATAACGCACTGACTCTGTCTCAACAAAGGTGTGCTGCCGGCCTCCCGTCATCAACTTTGGGAAGGCAGCCAGAAGCCCCTCAATGCGCGACTTTGTCATCTCAACAAACTGCCGAGACACCAAAGCCTTCCCGCTCTTGGTGCAAACTGCTGCAGCCAGCAACACCTGCAAGGGcattcaaaaattaaaaactccATGAATGCAGTGATACATAAAGTATTTTGactgggaaaaaataatagaggtaaaataatcaataaatctaattaaaaATCTAGAATCTAAAATCTAGAGTCATGATAAATCTCACTTTTTTGGCTTTGATCTAAAGAGATTTAAAACCTAAAATATACCTGTTACAAGATTTATCAAGAGTAAATCTACAGTAAATCTAGGGTCgtagaaatatgagagagagagagagaaaaaagtgttaaCACATATGGAGCATATCtaacattttcataaatttaaaacacacagacacacacacacccacacaaaaaaaaattccagatatgctagatatgataaataaattctGAACCTGAGGCAGATTGATTGCAGAATGAATATAACTATAAAGAAAAACACTTGCTGCCACTCCATGTTATGAAATGCGACTGGCATAGTAACCACTCACTTTATCTACACAGTGGCCATTTGTAAAATTACGAAAACCTTAGTCTAAGAAACACATTTAGTTAGAAACTGCTGTGGAAAACTGCTTTTACTACACTCATACAGAATGTTCAAAACTGCAACACCTCCCCTTCTGGTCTTTGAATCCTTCTTCCCCTTAAATGTCATACTGCCATGTTGCATAAGCTAAAAGATAATACGTAGATTGGAGATTTCCAGATGGTTtggaaacacacacagcacacacttgAAATGTGTGATCTTTCAAACCAAGTGTCGCATCTCCAATTCAGCTATATAAATACCagtatatcaataatatcatttgaaaatatatacatacaaaccagTGTCTGCTAGAAATTCACAACTTTCAAGTTTTCTTTCCATAAATCAGAGGTTCCATTTTGACCAAAGTTTCAAATATACTAAAATGCTAACATGTGACAGATACTCAACcttctttatttaatattaatactgattttttgtgttttttaatttcagATACCCGTATGCTGGTACTGTGTACATTTCACTACCAGCATGGTCACTCAATGAAGAAGGCTTGTAAATAAAACCTATACAATTAGTAAAAACCCTGAACAATTTAGTATTACATTTCCTTTCACCCATTATTACTCAATATATTTATTCAAAGAGGTATAAAGACCAATAAACTATAGAGAAAGAATGGTTTGTCTGTAGCAGTTTTTTATGCTTAACAATAAGAATTGTATATGAAAATAGTTTCTGCATATACTGTGAAATCAAAACTGAAACAGTTGCTAGAGTGTACATAGCAGAACAAACACAGTGCACACATCTTCTCTTAACCCatttctgacgggtagtattcatagaggcccaggactcgctgccgggggcttatatcgtcgcccgatcatgccaaataccaacatcccatgccatttcttcgtaatactacgaagataggttgtattttcagttttcagttttcattattttctaaagtctctacttgccatacttcctgataaatcgagactgaaggatacttttgttgttatatagactccaatgttgatcattattcggtctatagtccgaataaaataagcagtgtgtggcatcatggagttgatttttttttttttttttttttttttttttcatggtaaaaatgagaaagtgttaaaaccgacttatcacactttcagtggcagaaaaataaccttttgccatgattgtaaaaaaaaaaaaaaaaatcatggcatgttcatagatacaccatggcatgtctgtacatgcccccggcatatgatcccgccatgccatggcatgtgtgtacatgccacccgtcggcaatgggttaaataatttggtcattgattttttttttacagccttgTCAAAACTATAGACAGACAAATGTGTAACTAGTGTGTTTTGAAATTGACAAAACAGGCAAATACCTTCTTTTTATGAAAAATCTATATTATCAACTACCTTCCCCATTAAAAATAACCCACAAAGGGCAATATAGCTGGATAGATCCATACATGGTCATAAGAACTAAAACTGTCatgaagaaaacaagcaaacacaaaagcAGAAACTTGTGGTAGAATGTTCTTTAGTTTATTTAAAGGGGATAAAATGCTGATACACATTTTTCAAGTAtctaaaatatgattttttaccTCTTATGTAAAAAACTTATCTGGTTATACCTACTTACTAACAATCACTACAAGTACAATATTCAACCAGAAAGACCTACAAGTTATGGGATGTGTAGCCTCGGAGATTTCACTGGCTAAATGAAAACTTGGGGGTTAGTTAGCTATTCAAATGAGCTAAGCTATTTAAAGTAATTCCTATTTTAAACTCTTTCTAGATCGAATTATAAAAACTGGTTTGATATGTAGAAAAGACATGGCAGAAACATCTAAACCAAGGGTTCCCAACCTGGGGGTCATGGAACACTATGGAAACTATGACTGAATTAAACTGGATTTTCTCTCCCCTATAGGAGAGAAAATCCTATATATGATTATCTCTTACATATATCATCACCCTACATCAACAGAAAACTGCCACTTAAGACTACAGGgctattttccctcatttttttttcttcactctcaATGTTAGGTAGATAATATGAGCCCAGCCTTTTTGTTTACTTAGAAATGAACAGAAGTATAAAACTGGAATTATCTAAATATATGGCATGAACATCCA comes from Penaeus monodon isolate SGIC_2016 chromosome 2, NSTDA_Pmon_1, whole genome shotgun sequence and encodes:
- the LOC119580843 gene encoding coatomer subunit delta-like encodes the protein MVLLAAAVCTKSGKALVSRQFVEMTKSRIEGLLAAFPKLMTGGRQHTFVETESVRYVYQPLDRLYMLLITTRASNILEDLETLRLFSRVIPEYCRNMEESEILENAFHLIFAFDEIVALGYRESVNLAQIRTFVEMDSHEEKVYRAVRETQEREARTKMKEKAKELQRKRYEENKRGIKSPGFSGGNSGGFGMSGGFGGGSGGFTPSEPITATTQESRPAPMKASGPNRAMKLGSKAKDVDSFVDQLKSEGERVVSATEPVSKMQPVSTPQVDVEPVHIVMAEDLVVRAGRDGGLQTMEVQGILKLRITDSDHGFIKVQVDNTDSRPIQLQTHPNVDRDLWRSCGQIGMKMSNKPFPANTDVGVLKWRFQTTDESQVPLSINCWPQENGAGGCDVNIEYTLENTEMELNEVTITIPLASGAPPPVINDCEGEHEYDRAHCSLVWRIPVIDKTSPTAAMDFTARGVPDNFFPVRVSFHSSRIYCNLKVLGVVSTSDGAPVVHSMETLMKTNVYEID